In one window of Falco cherrug isolate bFalChe1 chromosome 12, bFalChe1.pri, whole genome shotgun sequence DNA:
- the IL23R gene encoding interleukin-23 receptor — translation MAGSSEALVIHALLCCLCGALQWAVPSRAEARWHCSGGDSSTILALRTRSRAQLHPFREGQIERYRLRAGFARQHRPALAARFQEPFRTVACFTRCPNSKRSQLVCGANIQAGYPPDPPSNLTCTIRERSGHLACTWDRGRLTHLSTHYTLHLRRTGLAVVKDAEEKDAEEKGEEEEVFPAGSPVPLSTLHGRSRYSAWVQASNALGTARSAPRPLDLQELVVPTPPLVDSAETTETSPPTTIIHWRRQTLLENVHCEERHKATGTPAWHVELWDGAAQHRPRGRHDLQSNTQYVFQVRCRLSPADSPWSPWSPPFLYTTPEAAPATAPDVWRRLGPAFPNGSHEVTVLIKPLSPQDARGRILGYTVAAESPWGTLLLCNTSSTVCSILVPPGAHTLRITAYNSKGASSPASITLSQGAGSQEEFPAPVAVEVKPDNLSRVLVAWQPSPRSSRSPLWFIVEGVSTTWYGWEEQYFWKKVPHQETHTYIRAKAVAGGHINVSVYAVYPDGVSRPSSGQVPAEDQLLGSTSSEISHDGDIGVLLGLGISVVTLSVGFVILMSKKSARKRINATVVSLLPKWLSEDFPHMENSSVVKALQEKSDSTSDSFYEPFLDSSDPMVTEIEEVPVHEEDRNMVTRRKPSREVPEDGQHPGSTAPANIVTPEQISDYKPQVSDGNPLGYVAANIYPSQPPAALPEPEMNTFFRDYTSPVPNLWDGEGGEHPICLLEKINLILNSSRSGQSHVFDSAQGGHGSLPGHQWGLAPAGDVQEQMLVPDELVSCLKAMNGEPVDIKTCFPQSIGRSF, via the exons ATGGCAGGCTCCAGCGAGGCTTTGGTGATCCAcgccctgctctgctgcctgtgcgGAG CCTTGCAGTGGGCCGTGCCCAGCCGCGCTGAAGCCCGCTGGCATTGCAGCGGCGGTGACAGCAGCACGATCCTGGCTCTGCGCACACGAAGCCGAGCGCAGCTGCACCCTTTCCGGGAAGGCCAGATCGAGCGATACCGGCTGCGAGCTGGGTTTGCCAGG CAGCACCGTCCAGCTCTGGCTGCACGATTTCAGGAGCCCTTCAGGACCGTTGCCTGCTTCACCCGCTGCCCCAACAGCAAGAGGAGCCAGCTGGTGTGCGGTGCCAACATCCAGGCCGGCT ACCCTCCAGACCCCCCCAGCAACCTGACGTGCACCATCCGCGAGCGCTCGGGGCACCTGGCGTGCACGTGGGATAGGGGGCGGCTGACCCACCTGAGCACCCACTACACCCTCCACCTGCGCCG cacagggctggccgTGGTGAAGGATGCAGAGGAGAAGGATGCTgaggagaagggggaggaggaggaggtctTCCCCGCAGGCTCGCCAGTGCCGCTGAGCACACTGCATGGCAGGAGCCGCTACTCAGCATGGGTGCAGGCCAGCAACGCGCTGGGCACTGCCCGCTCAGCCCCTCGGCCTCTTgacctgcaggagctgg TggtgcccaccccacccctggtCGACAGTGCTGAGACGACAGAGACATCACCTCCCACAACCATCATCCACTGGAGAAGGCAGACACTGCTGGAGAACGTGCACTGTGAGGAGCGACACAAAGCCACAGGCACCCCAGCATGGCAT GTGGAGCTGTGGGATGGTGCGGCGCAGCACAGGCCCCGCGGGCGGCACGACCTGCAGAGTAACACCCAGTACGTGTTTCAGGTCAGGTGCCGGCTCAGCCCTGCCGACAGCCCCTGGagcccctggagcccccccttCCTCTACACCACCCCTGAGGCAG cccctgccacagcccccgATGTCTGGCGTCGCCTGGGCCCGGCGTTCCCGAACGGCAGCCACGAGGTGACGGTCTTGATCAAG CCCCTGTCACCCCAGGATGCCAGAGGGAGGATCCTGGGCTACACCGTGGCTGCCGAGAGCCCCTGGGGAACGCTGCTTCTCTGCAACACCTCCAGCACGGTGTGCAGCATCCTGGTGCCCCCGGGAGCCCACACCCTCCGCATCACCGCATACAATTCCAAGGGGGCTTCCAGCCCGGCCAGCATCACCCTCAGCCAGGGAGCTGGCAGTCAGGAAG AGTTCCCAGCCCCGGTGGCCGTGGAGGTTAAGCCCGACAACCTGAGCAGGGTCTTGGTGGCCTGGCAGCCCTCACCCCGCAGCAGCAGGTCCCCGCTCTGGTTCATCGTGGAGGGGGTTTCCACCACCTGGTATGGCTGGGAGGAACAgtatttttggaagaaagtCCCACACCaggaaacacacacatacatccGAG CAAAAGCAGTAGCAGGAGGTCACATCAACGTGTCGGTATACGCAGTCTACCCCGATGGAGTCAGCAGACCGAGCTCTGGCCAAG TCCCTGCAGAGGACCAGCTCCTGGGCAGCACCTCCAGCGAGATCTCCCACG ATGGTGACATTGGAGTGCTCCTGGGACTGGGCATCAGCGTGGTCACGCTGTCGGTTGGTTTTGTAATCCTGATGTCTAAAAAATCAGCCAGAAAAAG AATTAACGCCACTGTTGTGTCGCTCTTGCCGAAATGGCTGTCCGAAGACTTTCCCcacatggaaaacagcagcGTGGTAAAGGCACTCCAG gaaaagagtGATTCCACGAGTGACAGTTTCTATGAGCCGTTCTTGGACAGCAGTGACCCCATGGTTACGGAGATCGAGGAGGTCCCAGTGCACGAGGAGGACAGGAACATGGTCACCAGGAGGAAGCCCAGCAGAGAGGTCCCTGAGGACGGGCAGCACCCGGGGAGCACAGCACCAGCCAATATCGTGACCCCGGAGCAGATCAGTGACTACAAACCTCAGGTGTCTGACGGGAACCCGCTGGGGTACGTAGCTGCCAATATTTACCCCTCgcagccccctgcagccctcccagAACCAGAGATGAACACCTTCTTCAGGGACTACACCAGCCCCGTCCCCAacctgtgggatggggagggaggggagcacCCCATCTGTCTTCTGGAGAAGATCAACCTCATCTTAAACAGCAGCCGGAGCGGGCAAAGCCACGTGTTCGACTCAGCCCAGGGGGGACACGGCTCCCTCCCGGGGCACCAGTGGGGGCTCGCGCCGGCGGGTGATGTTCAAGAGCAAATGCTGGTCCCTGACGAGCTGGTCTCCTGCCTGAAAGCCATGAACGGGGAGCCGGTGGATATCAAGACCTGCTTTCCACAAAGCATCGGGAGGTCATTTTGA